One window of Nostoc sp. C052 genomic DNA carries:
- a CDS encoding type II toxin-antitoxin system VapC family toxin, protein MSGFLLDTHAFIWLTENNSSLPDNLRRSINTADTVYLSIASLWEIAIKLNLGKLSLQRSYETIGSAIDASDILILPISFADTVQVRNLPLHHGDPFDRMLIAQAINHSLIIISRDKKFDAYSVQRMWE, encoded by the coding sequence ATGAGTGGTTTCCTTTTAGATACTCATGCTTTTATCTGGCTAACTGAAAATAACTCCAGCCTTCCAGATAATCTCAGGAGATCGATCAATACGGCAGATACCGTTTATCTCAGTATCGCTAGTCTTTGGGAAATTGCCATCAAGTTGAACCTTGGTAAATTATCGCTTCAACGGAGCTATGAAACGATAGGTTCTGCGATCGACGCTTCAGATATTCTCATACTTCCGATATCTTTTGCCGATACAGTTCAAGTTCGGAATCTCCCGCTACATCATGGCGATCCATTTGACAGAATGTTGATTGCACAGGCTATCAATCACTCCTTAATTATTATTAGCAGGGATAAAAAATTCGATGCTTATTCTGTTCAAAGGATGTGGGAATAG
- a CDS encoding DUF2281 domain-containing protein yields the protein MAIDAEILQTLNQMPEPLKQELLHYAKYLVENYSKTVAQESLQQKKRRSGILEGTFVLPLPDDFDEPLEVFKEYME from the coding sequence ATGGCTATTGATGCAGAAATTTTACAAACACTAAATCAAATGCCAGAGCCACTTAAACAAGAACTCTTGCATTATGCAAAATATTTAGTTGAGAATTATTCAAAAACTGTTGCTCAAGAAAGTTTACAACAAAAAAAGCGTCGTTCTGGCATCTTAGAAGGGACTTTTGTTTTACCTTTACCTGATGACTTTGATGAACCTCTCGAAGTTTTTAAGGAATATATGGAATGA
- a CDS encoding Uma2 family endonuclease codes for MLTNIRLISIQEYHQMAEMGIFHPEERLELIAGQIIRMSAKGTAHESAITRTERLLRQRLGDKVLLRIQSPVQLDDYSEPEPDISVVKLNPLDYDDHHPNASEVFLLIEIADSSLKYDREVKAIAYSKSGIIEYWILDVNGRKLYMYRLPSPDGYHSESILAEDVTISPLAFPDCAIVIRELLRKI; via the coding sequence ATGCTGACCAATATTCGCCTAATTAGTATTCAAGAATATCACCAAATGGCGGAAATGGGGATTTTTCATCCTGAAGAACGCTTAGAATTAATCGCGGGACAAATTATCAGAATGTCAGCAAAAGGTACTGCTCACGAATCAGCAATTACCCGCACAGAAAGGTTATTACGTCAACGTTTGGGTGACAAAGTTTTATTAAGAATCCAGTCACCAGTACAACTTGACGATTACTCGGAACCAGAACCAGATATTTCAGTGGTGAAGCTGAATCCATTAGATTACGATGATCACCATCCCAATGCTTCCGAAGTGTTTTTACTGATTGAAATAGCTGATTCCAGTCTCAAATACGATCGAGAAGTAAAAGCGATCGCATACTCTAAGTCAGGTATTATTGAGTACTGGATTTTAGATGTCAATGGACGCAAGTTGTATATGTATCGTCTTCCTAGTCCAGACGGATATCACAGTGAGAGCATACTTGCAGAGGATGTGACAATTTCACCTTTAGCTTTCCCTGATTGTGCGATCGTCATTCGGGAATTATTGCGGAAAATCTAA